GAGTTGGGCGTCGTTGAACAGGAGCGCGCCACCGCGCCCAGCGGTGAGTAGTTTCGAGCCGCCAAAGCTCAGCGTGCCGACATCGCCCCACGTCCCAACCGGCTTACCGGCAACCATCGCCCCCGGAGCTTGGGCCGCGTCTTCGACGACGCCGATGCCGCGTGCTCGGGCGATTTCCATCACCGCGGGCATCGCAACGAGGCCGCCGTGCAGGTGCGAACAGAGGATCGCCTTCGTTTGCGGCGTGAAAGCGGCTTCCAGTTTGGTTTCGTCGAGTTGCCAGTTGTGCGGGTGAACGTCGACCAGCACCGGCTTCGCGCCGAGCGCGTGGACCGTGAGGAAGTTCGATTCGTACTCGTAGGCGGCCATCACCACTTCGTCGCCGGGACCGACGCGGAGCGCCCGAAGCGCAGCTTCGACTGCAAGCGTGCCGCTCGCGCACGCGATCGCATGGGGGACTTCGTGAAACGCGCCCAGCTCCGCTTCGAGCGCGCAGATGTGTTCGCCGTGGTACTGCCCCCACGCTCCCACCGCCATTGCTCCCGTAACTGCGGCCTGGACGTCACGATCCGGGAGCGGCCACCCGGGGGGACCGTCGGGGCGTGTCGGTGTGCCGCCCAGCAGGGCGGGAAGATCGGGTTGCATGGCGGTATCCGAACGGCCCCGCAAAATACGAGGCGGAAGCGACATTTATACCTTGCGCAAACGGTTCGCGGCATTTCAGGTATACTGGAATACCGCCCCACGAACGGAAACCGACCCGGCGCCCGCCGGTGCCGGATGGGAGTTTACATACAGTCGCGGGAACTGAGTGGTGGATTTGGCACTCGGTCGCGAGTAGGTTAACATCCCACGCGAGCCGCCAAGGTCTTTTCTCGATGAACGAAACCAGTTGGCAAACCGGCGCCGACGGCGACGAGATGTTGGAATTCGTCAGCGATCGGCTCTCGCCGCGCCAGTGGCTACTCGCGTCGGCGGCTTACGCGCGCCGGTTGTGGGACGTGCTTCCCGACGGCCCGCTCCGGCAGGCCATCGACTTCGCCGAACTCGCGCTCGAACCGCTGAGCGCCAAAACCCGCAACGAATGGCTCAAGAAGATCGACGCGGCCCTGCCCGAAGCCGTGAGCGCCGCCGAGAGCGCTCAGCGCGAGATCGTGCGGTCCGCCGACCCCGACGCGGCCACCGTCGCGGACCCGGTTCTCGCGCGCCCCAACCAGATCGCCCCTTCGTTCCCGCTGTTCCAGGCCGCGAGCCGGCACGCGGCCAACGCCATCGAGTGGATCGGCGAGGCCGTGGGCGAGGCGGCGTCCGCGGTCCGCGTGCTGTTCCGCGAAGCGAACGAGCAGATGCTCGAAGAGATCCGGGCGCTCGTGGAGCAGGCCGCGAACAGCCGCACGCGGGCCAACGGCGCGGCAAACAACGCGCTGCGGCTGAAGCACGAGGGCGACGAGCACGCGGACCGCACCGCGGGGGTCAAAAACAAGCGGCTCGCGGAAGCGGAAGCCCTCGAAATCGTGCGGAAGATCGATGAGGGAAAGCAGCGCAGTCAGGACAACGAGTTCGAGGCCGAAATGAAACGCGAGCGCGCCGCGGCGAAGCAACTCGCCCGCGTGCTGCGAGAGATCGTCGGCAACGCCTTTACGCCACCACGATTTGAACCCGCCTGGCGCACCGACACCGTCACGCAGCTCGCGCAGGGCATTTTCGAGGAACGGGCGTTCGAGCGAATGGTGATCCTCGCGGACGCGCTGCTCGACGCCGACTGCGACGAAGAAGCGATTCTGCGCCACTGTCGCGGAACCGAACTCGGGGTGAAGGAACCCCCGCAGCACTTCCGCGGGTGCTGGGTGATCGAACTCATCCTGGGGCGCTACGCCCCGCTCCCCGCGCCGAAGCCGGGCAAGAAGCCCAAACCGAAGCGCAACCCGCTCGACGATATCTTTGACTTCGGCCCGCTCCGCAACGACGACACGCGGCTGGCGTAATGCTCCCGGCGAATCCCACCCACGAAGGTGGGGATATCGCCGAAAGTACCCGCTACACAACACTCAGGACGCGATCCCAACAAGGGCGGCAGCCAGCGTGAGCACGGCCCCTTTTGCGAGAAGCCGCGACCGCAACATCCGGCCTAACTTCCGCACTCCGTCAACGATCCACTGACCACCGGTCACGTGGATCTGCAAGCTGTAACACCGTGAATCATTCCCGGTCACACGAGACGCAAAGCGAATCGTAATACCGAAGACTCGCACCGTGTTCTTTTGCTTCTTTGCCATTGCACGTCTCCCTGAATCAAGTCTGAATTTAGTGCTCACCCGATGGCCAGGTCGGGTAAGCTGGAACCAATCGCGATCGACGTGGGAATGGTAAAGCGACTCGACTGGCAATCTGAAGCACAGCGAACTGGCAGTCTCCTGGCAATCTCACCGGTTTCCGTATGGCACGCCCAACGCCCGACAAGCGCACCGTTGCACCTAACGGCCAGCGAATTCGCGAGTTACGACAGCTTGCCGGATTCTCACTCGAAGATTTTGCTGAGAAGTCGGGCATATCCACTGGAACACTTGGACCGGTTGAGCGGCGCAACAAACCGATCTTCGTGAAGAAGCTCCACGAGATCGTGGAAGTGCTGAACAGGACGAAAAAAGTCACCACTACCTACCAAGAGTTGCTCTTGTCTGCCGACGAAGCACCAAAACCCGCCGGTTTCTCACGCGGGGTGTTTCAGCTTCCGCCGTCGCTGCCGGACTTCACCGGACGCGAAGACGAACTCGCCCGGATCACAGCCCGGCTTCGTGGCGGCGGTAGGTCGGTCGGGGTGTCATCCGCGTTGCGCGGGATGGGTGGCATTGGCAAAACGGTGACAGCCATCGAAGCGTGTTGGGAAGTGAAAGACGACTTCCCGGACGGCCAACTCGTGGTCGAGCTTCGCGGGATGTCCGAGCAACCGCTCACGCCGGTCCAGGCGATGGCCCAAATCATCCGCGACTTCCACCCCGAAACCGGCAAGCTCCCAGACGACGAGAAGGAGCTACTCCCCCTTTACCGACGAGTGCTCACGGACAAGAAGGCACTCGTACTGCTGGATGACGCGAAAGACGAAGCCCAGGTCAGAAGTCTACTGTCAGTACCGCCTGTGGCGTTCGTGGTTACAAGTCGCACGGCTCTCGCACTCGACGGAGTGGAAGCAATTCGGCTCGGCGTACTGCCGCCAGGCGAAGCCCTCGCGTTACTCCGTAGTATCGTCGGGACAAAGGGAACGGACGACGAATTGCGAATAGTCGCTGAACAGTGTGGATGGCTCCCACTGGCTCTGCGGGTCGCCGGCGACTTCCTCCGGCTGCACGAGAACTGGCCGCTGCCAAAATACATTGCCGCATTAGAAGATGAATCGAAGAGGCTGGAACGATTGAAGGGCAAAACTCCTGATCGCGATGTGGAAGCGGTATTGGGGCTGAGCGCACGCGAACTCGTCTGCGAGAATACAAAACTAGCCGAACGATGGCAGATGCTGTCTGTGTTCCCTGCCGATTTCGATTCACTCGCCGCAGCAGCGATTTGGGATCTTATGGACGGGGATATACCTGACGCGAACTCCGCCGAGGACGAACTGACAGCCCTGCTCGAACGTAGCCTAGTTCAATTCGACACAGACACCGACCGCTATTCACTCCACGATCTAATGCGACCAATCGCTCGCGAGGTGTTCGATTTCGTTGTGGCTCATCCATTAAAAGTCACATCAGCCGACCGTATCTCTCTAGCCGAACGATGCTTTGCCAATTTTTACTGCAAAATATTATATGAATTGAACATGCTTTACGAAAAAGGAAATGATAGCTCGCTATTCGCATTAGCTGTATTCGATCGAGAGTTGGGAAATATCAGGCGCGGCAGGGAATTATCAATCCAGAACAGAAAGTCTGATAAAAAATCAATTAAATCAATTAGAGACTATTCAAATAATGGAAGCTATATTATTGATTTTCGCCTTTCTACCTGGGAGCTGATCGCTTGGCTTGAAGATGCTATCTCTGCGTGCCGCGAACTTGAGGATCGACTTGGAGAAGGAAATATGCTGGGGAATTTGGGGCTTGCGTGGCACGCCTTTGGAGACGCTAGGAAAGCGATTGCCCTCCACGAGCAGCACCTCACCATCGCTCGCGAAATTGGGCACCGACAAGGAGAGGGAAACGCACTGGGGAATTTGGGATGTGCGTGGCACGCTTTTGGAGACGCTAGGAAAGCGGTTGCCCTCCACGAGCAGCACCTCACCATCGCTCGCGAAATTGGGCACCGGCAAGGAGAAGGGGCGGCGCTGGGGGGCTTGGGGAGTGCGTGGTGCACGCTCGAAGACGCCAGGAAAGCGATCGCCTTCCACGAGCAGCACCTCACCATCGCTCGCGAAATTGGGCACCGGCAAGGAGAAGGGGCGGCGCTGGGAGGGCTGGGGGAAATGTGGTTCGCTCTCGGGAACAGTAAAAAAGCTATTACCTTCTACGAACAGGCCATAGCCGTTTTACACGAAATTGGCGACCGACGTGGAGAAGGAAACGTGTTAGGAAATCTGGGCAACGCATGGCTTGCTCTCGGCAACGCAAAGAAAGCTATCTCACTCCAAGAGCAGCACCTCACTATTGCTCGCGAGATCGGACATCGGCAAGGAGAAGGCAGTTCGACCTTCAACATGGCATCGGCACTGTACCAGCTCAATCAGCACAACGAGGCCATTCGTCTCGCAGAACGCGCACTGGAAATCTTCACCGAGATCGAAAGCCAAGACGCCCA
This region of Gemmata massiliana genomic DNA includes:
- a CDS encoding coiled-coil domain-containing protein, with the protein product MNETSWQTGADGDEMLEFVSDRLSPRQWLLASAAYARRLWDVLPDGPLRQAIDFAELALEPLSAKTRNEWLKKIDAALPEAVSAAESAQREIVRSADPDAATVADPVLARPNQIAPSFPLFQAASRHAANAIEWIGEAVGEAASAVRVLFREANEQMLEEIRALVEQAANSRTRANGAANNALRLKHEGDEHADRTAGVKNKRLAEAEALEIVRKIDEGKQRSQDNEFEAEMKRERAAAKQLARVLREIVGNAFTPPRFEPAWRTDTVTQLAQGIFEERAFERMVILADALLDADCDEEAILRHCRGTELGVKEPPQHFRGCWVIELILGRYAPLPAPKPGKKPKPKRNPLDDIFDFGPLRNDDTRLA
- a CDS encoding helix-turn-helix domain-containing protein, with the translated sequence MARPTPDKRTVAPNGQRIRELRQLAGFSLEDFAEKSGISTGTLGPVERRNKPIFVKKLHEIVEVLNRTKKVTTTYQELLLSADEAPKPAGFSRGVFQLPPSLPDFTGREDELARITARLRGGGRSVGVSSALRGMGGIGKTVTAIEACWEVKDDFPDGQLVVELRGMSEQPLTPVQAMAQIIRDFHPETGKLPDDEKELLPLYRRVLTDKKALVLLDDAKDEAQVRSLLSVPPVAFVVTSRTALALDGVEAIRLGVLPPGEALALLRSIVGTKGTDDELRIVAEQCGWLPLALRVAGDFLRLHENWPLPKYIAALEDESKRLERLKGKTPDRDVEAVLGLSARELVCENTKLAERWQMLSVFPADFDSLAAAAIWDLMDGDIPDANSAEDELTALLERSLVQFDTDTDRYSLHDLMRPIAREVFDFVVAHPLKVTSADRISLAERCFANFYCKILYELNMLYEKGNDSSLFALAVFDRELGNIRRGRELSIQNRKSDKKSIKSIRDYSNNGSYIIDFRLSTWELIAWLEDAISACRELEDRLGEGNMLGNLGLAWHAFGDARKAIALHEQHLTIAREIGHRQGEGNALGNLGCAWHAFGDARKAVALHEQHLTIAREIGHRQGEGAALGGLGSAWCTLEDARKAIAFHEQHLTIAREIGHRQGEGAALGGLGEMWFALGNSKKAITFYEQAIAVLHEIGDRRGEGNVLGNLGNAWLALGNAKKAISLQEQHLTIAREIGHRQGEGSSTFNMASALYQLNQHNEAIRLAERALEIFTEIESQDAQKVRRLLAKWRSETT